The genomic window GATTCTCAAATCCAATTACAAATGCATTTTGAGGATTTTGTTTTGGCATTTATGTATTCGTATTTCGATTTTATTTATTCAGTGGGAACTTCGTACAAACCATCTACCACAGACTATGCTACAAGGCATAGTGGGCTTGAGCCCTTCTATCAGGTGAGCAGTGCAGTAGGAGGTGCCAGTCAGATGCAGCAGGATCAATTGGGATTTAGTCAGCCATATGGATATATGCCTCCATTCAGCTATAGCCAACCTCATCAATTACCACAACCTACACCAAGCACTTCATGGCCACAGTTCTCCCCTTTGCCCCCAGTCAGTTATCATCAACATTGTCAGTCACAGCATCCACAGCCTAGCACTAACCAGTCCCAATTCTCCCAATTACAAGCTTGCACAGGCTGTAACAATGCAGGTAATATATTCATCTTTTCTTGGATAAGTGTTTTAACTTTTTATTGTCTATCTTCCCTCTCGGCCTgctcaatactaattttatttcaatttctaacCATGCCCCTTCAAAAAGTGCTAATTTTGAATTGCttaccttttatttaaaaaatcattaaggCAAAAATTGGAAACTGAACAGTTCTTCATGTAGTCCAATAAATGCTTTCTTTCAATCTTTGTATGTAGCGAAAAAGGATTATAAAATTGTGAAGAAGGGATTATGTTGTTGTGTTTTGAGTTCGCAGAAATGGTTAGCATAATATATAATGAAACCATTTATCATGCCTCAAATCTACTAATGGTTTTCTGTTTTGATGTTATACTTGTAATTGActcggttttttttttttaaagtataccAATCTTGCATGTGGAACACACTAACTcatgttaatatttttgaaaGAATCTAAATTGTACTCTTTTTATCTTAATTGATCAGCCATCAGTATCTGACAACTACCATCTAGCTATTTTCATTTCTCTTTGACACCAATAATGAATTTGTAGGATATTCGCATTTGCAACCACCTAAAGAAATTGCCCCAAAACACAAAAAGCATGAACCTTCATCAAAACACAAAAAGAATGCAGCTATGGCTCCTACTGCTTCAATATGTGGTGGTGCACCGAGTGATTCCCATGCACAACAGCCACAGTTAAGCAACAAGCAACCATATTTTCTGCGGCAGCGGCAGAGCATCAGCCCACTACAACCCTCTCAATTGCATGCTGCTGCAGATGGTGGTAAGCAAGCACAGCAGTTCAATAATCTTACTGCTTTTTAACTTATAGTCAGTACATGCTCAAATGGTTATTTATTTTGTTCTCTGAGAATCCATTATTACAGCAGGTTCTGAGTTAGGAAGCATGCATTGTTTCTGCATTACCCTGACATTTAGTCCTCTTTGTTCATTTGTTTATATActttatttccatttatttatttttttcatttgtgaCAAATACTGTATAgcttttttcatttctatttatCTCCTTAGCCATTTTCACTGTACTATATTCATATTTTCATCTTCCTGCAGACATAGCCCCAAAACTCAAAAAACATGCATCTATGTCGAAACACAGAAAGAACTCGTCTATGAATCCTGCAGCCTCCATTCATGGTGGGCCACCTGGCCATTCCCAGACACAATTGCAAGCTGTTGTAAATGGTGGTAAGTGAATAAAGTAATTCAGAACTTCTAATCCTAAATGATCTTGTAATTAGGACACTACATTCTCAGTGAttctctattttgtttattttaataatCCATCCTTCTAGGTCAGAGTTCAGAAGCATGCTTCATTTCTGCATTACTTGAAATATTAGATTCTTCATTTATTTGTCTCTTTTTACTCAAGTTTTTCCCCCCAAAGGATTTGTGGTACATGTTTCAATGACATGTAAATTCCATGGTAGAGGAACTTCAACCATTATTTATTCACATTCTTTTACTTCGCTAGTAAAATTGCACTTGCCTCCTCAAGCAGATTATACAAGGTCCAGTGGTTATGTTCCCTTATATCCTGTGGATCCCATGGCTGTCCCTGGCCAATCACATCCCCAACAGTCCCCGTTGAGCCGTAGTGAATCTAGTGAACCTCAGCAACTGCATCCAAAGACAAGCCATTGCCGGCCTCAGTCATCCCAGCTGCGAGATAATTTAGATATTGGTACCATCTATATGCTATTTCTTTGTCACTCTATGAACCATCTACTTCCCGTGTATTTATATAACATTATACGGTTGGCTTTATCTTCTATCCAGTTTGACAATTTAACCATCTGTACCTGCATAAAAGcagtaatgaaaataaataaatgctaaaCATGATCGTCAATGTTAGTCTTTATtgacttgttaagttgcattggCTATTATGATGCTTATGTAATGTCAAATTCTATTTTCCTCTGTGCAAGTGCATTGATGTTTTCAGTCttgatataaatttttatattagcTTTTCATTTTGGATGGTGCGTCTGTTTCCCCCCTCTTTGCAGAATATTCGCACATGTCACTTACAGATTCTGCCTTGAGGGGTATTAGATGTGCACTTGAGTATTCTGCCCGCCCCACAACCAACAAATCTAACAAAGCAAATCAGGACCAATTGGCCTCTGTCAATCTCCAGCCTGAGCAGACTCCGCAGAGCCCGGAACATCCACAGCGCATAACAAAGAAGAAGAGAGGAAGAGGTCCCACTCGCTGCCGCTTCTTGAATGACTTGGCAGATGGTGAGCGGATTTTTGTTCATTTCAACAAGTTTGGACAGCCTGTTGGTCCTGAGTCATCCAAGCTAAGCAGCTTCCTGGGCACTATAGCACGGAATGGACACAAGGCACCCCTTAATTTTGTTCACTGGAGAGCAATGCCAGATTCTTACAAAGAGGAAATGTGGGAGTATGTTCAGGCATGATAAAACATTTACTCATTCCTTTTGTGTCATATTGCTTTCCTTTTGTAGTGACATTTTGCCTCTTCCATGTGCTATAGACAAAGTTTTCCCTTGATCCAAGTGGCAAGTCCTGGGTCATGCAGTCTATTGCTACAAAATGGAGGAATTGGAAGGCAGATCTAAAGGCAACATATTATGATTCTCTTAAAACAGATGAAGAGCGCTTGAAGGTACGTGATCCAAGGGTTGTTCCTGATCAATGGCCAAGCCTTATCTCATATTGGAGCTCTGATGACACAAAGGTATTTACGAAGCAGTGATTGTAAATTCAAGTTCCTTTATTGTGGTGTAAATTTTATTGGTACTTAACtttaaaaatgtgaaaaatgttATCTGTATTTTCCGTTGGTAGAAACATTGTGCTACGAATAGGGCTAACCGTTTAAAACAGAGGAGTGGACATTCTTCAGGGACTAAGAGTTATGCAAGGATACTTGAGGAGGAGGTAATTTCTTGTGTTTCTGAAATAATAGTTACATGCGTGTTGCATAGTTTGTTTTGAAAGCTGTATTGAAAGAAATTTTCCTTTTGTTGAAATAGCGAAACAAAAGGCCTGATGGGAAGGAACCAACTAGAGCTGAGCTTTATATCTTAACACATACACGCAAGAATGGACAGCCTGTTGATGAGACTGCGGCAGAATTAATTGTATGTAGATTTAACTCAACTGTACTTTTTTTAGATGTGgagttatatgtaaatatatgtgcATCTACCCTCTATCTGATAAATTTTGCAAGCTAAACAATTGGGTTTCTCTTTGCAGTCAAAGATCCGTGAACAGGAAGCTAAGAAAGAGACTACCTCACAATGTAGTGATGAGTCAAATGACACATTGTGTCGAGTTATGGGAGAAGAAAACCATAACCGTGTGCGAACTTATAGAATGCGTTCCACTTGTACTGATCTTTTTGGTCCAATATCTAGCCGTGATGACCTGGTGAGAATGGCTTCTGAGGCCAAAAAGTCGGCAGATGAAGAGGTGCGCAAGATGGTAGTGAAAATGGAGGCTATGGAGGAAAAATATGCACGTATGGAAAACCATATAGCTAGAATGACTTCAAGCATGGAGAAGTTTCTCAAGAAGGTTGGTGGATCTTCAAATACTTTGGGTCTCGAACAGGTAATCTTCTGGTCTACTTTTGTTCAATGGTAGTTGATATCTGTTTTATGTCTACTGTTATGCTGTTTGCGTTTCAGTTTCATGATAATCCCAAATGTCCCTAGCACTCAAAGCAGCTACACGTACACGACATGGATCTGtgtgttatttttttttttctaattcttttGAAGGTTTCTTTTTCTCCTTATTTGTCCTGTACATAGTTAATAGGAATGACCTTCTATTGCGTATGTTAACTAATTAGCCTAGAATTGGAAATGCACCGAGTTCTAATAAAAACACTAATTTGTTGGTGCTGTAGTTATAGTCTGCAGAGTATCTATGGTTAATTGatagaaaattaaatttcaaaaaacctAGGGACCATATCTCAATTCTTGAGAACAAAAATTGTTGTAGAATAGCACACTATTGGAAGTAGCATTTCATGCATATGTAGTTTGATTTGTAAATTCGTTTTAGTATTATTAGCACATATAACGTGGAAGTTTCGATATATGACATAGAAAAACTGTTTATTTTTTGAGATTCTGCTGTCCTGTTTCTTGCCTTCCAAGGATACTATGGCCTATTATTAGTCCGTTCAGTTTTGCTTTTGTTAACTTGTCAATGACCCAAGGAAAACTAGTTTTTGTCATTGCATATTGGCCCTTTGAAATCTTTGCACAATGATGGTTTGTCAGTCTGGTTATTCATCAGGGCTTAGATTATGCAAGTGCAGTTCTGCCAATAACTTGAATAAAGCTTCTttgttttctcctttttttaTCAGGCTGCAGAACCAGAAGAGGATGATGCTTAATGGACTTCTTCACCCACCATTATGTTGAATGTGGCTTTATGCTGATTCTATTTGTAAGTGTTTTAATTTTGCATGTTGAACCTGTGGAACTTGAATTGTTGAAGGAATGCCCTTTCATTATAAATATGATTGGAACTGAAATTATTGTAAAATTGCAACAAATCTGTTTTTCTGAATGATTATGGAAGTTGTTAGGCAAAATGTACGAGCATGCATACATAACATATAATACTAAAAGGGGGGGTGTTCAAAGTATTACATAAATGGCCCCATTCTTAAGGTTTGACGCTTCCTCTAGCTATAGGCCACCCCTTAGAAAGGAGAACCCTTTATATTGTGTCTAATTCTGTATGTCGTGTCATCAAATCTTTTATCCTTAAATCTAAAGGTGAAAGCTTGTGAGACAAATATCTATAATATACATtttgcaaatggaaaactataACAATCAATTAAAACGCCATAAAACcctaaatttgaaagaaaaaaaggttTCAAGTTCATTGAACTCAAATACCTAACTTTTCTGATATTCTTCAAGATTTTCCTGTTGATACTGAATGAATGAAGATGAAGATTGGTACTTCAGAGAATGTCGAGGGAACTCCCATTGCATTTGAACCACCTCTCGCATGGTGGGACGTTCGATGCTATTTTCTTGTACACATAGCATTGCAATGAACAATAAGAGCATTGCTTCATCTTTGGGCACACTTGCTAGCCTTGGGTCAACAATTCCAATAACTTCTCTTCGACATTTTGTCACTCCTTTTACCCATTGGACAATATCTACACCTTCACTGAATCCACCCACTGGCCTTCGGCCAGTGATCAACTCTAAAAGTACCACTCCAAAACTATACACATCACTTTTCTCGTCCACTCTCAGTGTGTATGCATATTCTACAACAGAACAAAAGTAACATTAATATTTGGGGGAAAAAGTAACTAATGTTCCAAATTATGTTGGTATCTAATTGTAAATCAACTGATAATAGATTAATACAACAATTTCATAGGAACAAGCTACCAACTTAGATGAATACAAATTTCACAGTTTGACAAGCCAACaagagaataaattgtaaatatggAGAAAACTTTTGTTGTAGGCATACCAGGAGCAATGTAGCCATAGGAGCCTGCAATAGCTGACATGCACTCTGATGCAGCCCCATCGATCAAAAACTTGGCCAATCCAAAATCAGCAACGTGTGCTTCAAAGGTTGAATTGAGCAAAATGTTGTTTGATTTTACGTCTCGATGAATGATTAATGGTGAGCAATCATGGTGAAGATAGCACAGGCCTTTTGCTGCTTCGGCTGCAATTTTGCACCTCAAGTTCCATCCCAAGAATGCACCTTTTTTCCCATGTAAAACTTCTCCAAGGCTTCCATTGCTCATGTATTCATAAACCAAGAGATTGGTTTCTTTGTTGGAGCAAAATGCTAGCAACCTGACAATGTTTCTATGTCTAATGTTTCCAAGTGTCTGGATTTCTGCTCTGAAACCGTGATCATGGTTACTAGTGCCAAAGCCAAGAAGTTTTTTTACTGCAATTTCTGTACCATTAGGCATTTTTCCATGATAAACAATCCCTGCACCTCCTCTTCCAATCACATTTCCATCTTTAATACATTCAAGGATGTCAGCAGCTGCAAATTCCAGCTTTTGGAATGTTGTCATCTTCCAAGAATCCGTACCATTTTTCTTGAATGACTTGGCCTTGATTATGGCGGCAGTGGCAAATATTAGAGAGCATATTAACAGGCCTAGTGTGAAGATTAACTTAAAGTTCCTAGGGGCCTTTCTGGGGGCCCTTGTAATGGCAGAGAAATTGCAGGGATTTTTCAGGAGAGAACCACAAAGTTGAGGATTGCCTGCAAAAGATGAAGCGTTAAAGACAGCAAATTGACCGGATTCTGGCAGCTTCCCAGAGAAATCGTTGAAAGAAAAATCAGCAACTGTAAGGCTTTTCATTGAACCAATGCTTCTTGGTATGGCTTGACAAAAATGGTTCCTCGATACATTCAAGTAACTCAGGATATGGACATTGGAAATCTCAGGTGGAATTGAGCCTGAAAGGTTATTCCGGCTCATATCAAGGTATGTTAGATGGACACAATTTCCAATTACTGGTGGAATAATCCCAGAAAGTAAGTTTCTACTAAGATCAAGCTTCAGTACTTGCCTGAGTTCACCTAGAGAAGCTGGTATTGGACCTGAGAACTGATTTCCACCGAGTAGAAGGATTTCAAGAGAAGTGAAGTTGGAAAATGAATATGGCAGTGGACCAGAAAGGAGATTGTTTGACAAATTAAGCAGGCCTAGCTTAACAGGTTTCAAGGAGCTATTCCGATTTTCAGATAATGTTCCTGTAAGGTAATTGTTCTGCAACTCTACTAAGTTTAGCTCAGGCAGGTAGATGAatccatttggaatactaccatTCAAGTAATTCTGCCCCAGCCTTACTCTACTGAGACTATAACATCTCTCCAGGCCTTCAGGAATGGTCCCAAAAAGGAAATTTTTCATGAGAACTAATACCCTTAACTGATTTGAAGCACACAAGTCTCGTGGGATCGTACCGGTTAGCTTGTTGGAGGACAAATCGAGCAATTGCAGCTTCCCATTTTGACCAAGATTCTCGGGTATCACACCAGTAAAGCTGTTCATCCAAAGCCCCAGAGTTTCCAAATTAGGCAAATCGGCTACATAGTCTGGAATAGACCCATGTAATCTGTTCATGAAGAGATTGAAAAGCCTAAGCTGCTTAAGATTGACCAACTCAGATGGGATTTCTCTAGTGAGTGCATTGTGGGAGAGATCAAGATTCACCAAGTTTGTCAAGTTGCCTAACTGCTTAGGAATTGGACCCGAGAGTTGATTGAGATGCAGATAGAGAGTATCAAGCAACTGCAGGTTTCCCAACTCCTGAGGAATTGGACCATCCAGTTCACAACTTGAGAGATCCATGTGAACtaaatttaccaaattacccAACTCCAAAGGGATACTTCCTTCGAAAACATTGTAATACCCCAAGTAAATCTCTCTCAGCTTTATGAGCTTGCCTAACTCACCAGGGATTTTTCCCTCAAGATCATTTCTGGCTAACGAAAGATACTCCAATCCCACTAGTGTTCCATAGCTTGGTGGAATTTTGCCATGGAAATAATTTCCACCAAGGTCCAAGTACTTGAGCTTCTTCAAGCCAACAATCCCAAGTGGCAGTAAAGCAGTGAAGTTATTATTATAAGCATCAAGTACTTCCAGATTGCTGATACTTGCATAGTTCCAATCCAGGTGACCATTGAACTGGTTGTTTGAAATGTTAAGAAATCGAAGGTCACTTAAATTTGCCATCTCAATGCTGCCAGTGAAGTTGTTACATGCAAGAGAGAGGTTGGTTAGCCTATCAAGTCTCGAAATCTGAGGTGAAACAGAGCCGCACATATTCATATATGTCAAGTCCAATGAAACAACTCGCCCCCAGGCGCATTCTATTCCAGCCCAAGAACAAACCGAACTTGGGTTCGAAGAATTCCACGAGCTTAAGAGAGGTTCAGGGAACTGAAACCCTTTCTTGAGCTTGACCAAGACATGAAAGTCATTAACTAATGAAGTTGAACAAGTGGTGCTTAGAAGAGAGAAGAGTGTCAAAACAATGAGAGGGACCATGTTTTCTATCCAAATAGTATGTTCCAAGATGAGTGAGTTTGAAGAAGCTAAGGCCAAAAGATTTTAAACGTTCAAAGGATAAAAGATTTTCTAGGAAAGGAGGGAAAAGCGAAGTGAATCTGAGAAACTTAAAGCCTGTATAGGCTTACGGAATCAAACATTTTCTTACAAAGAGTCTTCATATACAAGAAAGAATTTGAGCCTCTCCTTTTTGgctcttctcttttctctcaAAGAAGTCAAAGCTGTTAGCCATGATTTTTTTAAACCATGAATTCATGGAAATtggaatgaaaatttaaaattggattACAGACTTTTAAAGCTGAGAGTTAAGCTTAGGGGAGGGGAAAAAAAGCAAAGCTGATGCTCTCGTCCTTTATTCatatgacaaaaatgccctttagCTTTAATCAAAGAAAGGTCTTTATAGCTTTGAATGAGAgatggatgatgatgatggaaTTGCagtttcattcaattttaaaaatggcTCAATTGTTCTGTTGCTTTTCATCAATTGATGACCATGTAGTCCCATTTTTGTTTTCTCCTAATAAGtctttttatataattatcaATGGAAACATGTGGGGATATATAGTAACTAATGCTTGCTATAATTATCATGTTATTGtatttttttgtctaaaaacTTTGAGAACGATTCAAAAGTAAGGCTCTTTTAGGCTCAAAAGTATATTGagtttaaaacattcaatttcttATTGTACTATCTTTTGATTCTTTGAATTGGCTGAACATCTCGGGATCTTGCTAGTTTCTACATAAAACATCAGAACCTATATATAATTAGCTCCTCTGATTAGGACATGTTAATTAATTCTCACCAATCTCAGAAGAAAATGGTGTTTGAATATTCTCCTAAACTATGGTACATTCGACTTTAGATAGTATAAATATATCCCTAGAACACCATGTTTTAGAGGTCCATGCAAATGTagcacaaaaaaaagaaaaagctaaaaGAATATGAGAAATCAATGGATAGACTTCTGAGATATGccgatatgtatatgtatatgtatatgtacgtatgtatgtttgtatgtccAAACAAAAGTAAAGAAACTTGCAGCGTGAGAAGCAAATTGTGATGAGTTTGATGACGCCTGTCATGACAACCTGACAGCACCATAAATCTCTTCAACCATAGGTTGGACCAGAAATGGATATAAAGTGAAAATGCAGACATAGTTTTCATTTTGTGAGTATCTGAATACTAGAGGTAGTGAGATGTTTCAATATTTGAGTTGGAAACATGTGCCTGCAGCAGCAAAGAACTGTAAGGAGTAAAAAGATGGTGATTATTAGTATATCATTACAATGTTTGTTGAAAGATCtgtgtataaaattataattattgaaTGGATAGGTTGCAGGGATGGAGGGTTATTCCCATATCTCTCTATCTCATCTCCTTGCTTGCACTGCAGTGCTGGGACCAACTATTAAGTTACTGCACCAATATTGTGTTTCAGCTTTAAtggaagatgaagatgaagtCTTAGAAGAGTGGACTTAAAAGTAAAAGCAGCAGGGATATCTATCTGCTTTTTTATTTTCCACCTCAAAAGAAAAATCCATGCCATATATGTCCCTTTTTCATGAAAAGAGGGCTCTATTACTGCTCTCTTTCTTTCTTGGAAAGAATATATGGGAAATTTTGTGATAACATGAAACGAGCTTCATTCTTATTCTTTTCCATCTCGTGTGCCCCTCCTTCACAGCTACCTGCTTTGTGAATGGGGAAAAGCGATTTGAGCAAGGTGGGTGCTCTTTTGAGGTGTCTTTATCTATCTACCTTCTTCATGCCAGCTCTGGGCCCATTTAAAGCTTCACCCTCCCAATGGCTGAAGAAGATATGCGcgcgcacacacacacacacacatataatatatatgtccATTAAGTAAAAAAGTAGCGCTCattcatataaaataataatgatgatgatatttagtcattgatgaaattttatcctcTGAAATAACACTTTCTTTCATCAACTATATAATTGTTTtacctttttttctttgttttgtaatAGTAACCATTGCTGTAATGACATTAACTTTGGAGAATCTTATCTGACAGCAAAAATCCAAGAGGGAACATATCTCAACTTGGCTTTTGTCTGAATCTTTCATGTAAagaatatatcaaaatcaaaGCAGCCCCACTTGGCATTACAAATGCTTAGCTTCCCTTTATTGTAATGATAACGGAATTATTGTTAAATGTCCCACTTATGATCCtcgaaaaggaaaaaaaaactgaTTATTTGTTGGTTTTTGACAAGCTCCTCCTGATCCTCAAACATGGGGCCATTGTAATCACATTTGCTACTATTATTAGGTGGAAATCTCATTCAAATTGCAGTTTTCATAAGACATATATATAGTAACAATtgatacatacatacacacacacgCACGcacgcacacacacacacacacacacacgcacaTACATACATGGTACTAATATATATGGTTGGAAAGAGACAAGAAACAGGACAATGTCAGCCCTTTTTGTACTGGTTTTTGATTCATTTACTTCTTGAGTTGGGATAATCAACGAATCATTGGGTTATTGCAATGTGACAAGGAATTACTGGGAGATGGAATTATTGGTGTTTGGTAgccatgaaaatgaaatatatgaagcTTCAGTAAGCTAAATGGAAAGACATATTATTGGCTCTCAAATTCGCACTCCTCCAAAGTTCTATCACATCTTCACGAGTCCCATTTATCAGTAGCATTAATGCACAATTCAAGAGCAAAGAAAAAGGGTAATTTAAACGTAATGACTTGGGTTCAAATATCTAGAGGTGTACTTGAGGGTGCCAAAAGTTTGGGAGAACCTGAGTATTCAAAGAGGATAATTTTGGCTTATACTCTTACTATGACACGGCTCGGGTTAGGTCAGGTGATGACAAAAAGATTAGAAGATTGATGAGAATCAACTCGTTCACACCCACACCCGTTGAAATGAATCTGCTGCTAAAGGATAAAGGGGAAAAGTGAGTTTAAAAATGCCAAttctaaagcaaaaaaaaaaaagaaaagaaaaaaaggaagggaGGAAGAGGGACAGTGAACATGGGTCACAGTCTTGGGGGGTAATTAAATGGCAGTAGAATATGAATTTGAGGCACAGACAAGGCTTGCTCTTAGGTGTTGGACGCTTTTACATTTCAACACCTTGGGCGAGCAGATGGTAAAAAAAAACCCCACGGTTACAACCCGGCTCGGTCCGTTAGGgttgggttttatttttttgaaaattcggATTTGGGGTGGATGAAATCGggtgaaattagaaaaataatcgGGTCAGGATCCGGTTTGAGGTAAATTCGTTTCGCCCCGCTTTGCCAAATTGTTTTACAAAAAtgtctttaatatatatacatatattaaaattttctttccataaataaatatataaataaaaaatattaagttttaagtctatactaaaaaaattattcttacttacttcaaaataaaaaataaaataattaaaaatataattttattttcttcaatataaaaaataaaataattaaattaaattcgggctaatgtagttttttttattaatttttttcgatttagtcattaaatttttgaaattaaatattttagtcactctaagCTGATGTTGacttttttttattggtctagtaaTAAAATTAATCCTCTGATGTTTATACATTCTAtaaatttgatcctaaatattaaaaaagttaaaaaaattagccctcaatgtttataaaatttgtcattttagttctaattctaaaaaaattaataaatttggccctcaacatttacaaaatctagcaatttagtctttaactctcaaaattttttaaaaatatttttttaaatttcatttttagcCCTTTATAACACATCGACTAACCCATGtgagatattaaaaaaaaaagagtaccCTCTTTCAAGCCACTTGCAACAATATTTTTAACTATGATTTAGGCTCCACACTAACCGACCCGAGATagctataaccgaattaaccgaccttctaaaatttttaaccgttaaccgaaccgaaatttaaaaaaaaaattaaccgaaccgaaactTTTTCAGTTAATT from Gossypium hirsutum isolate 1008001.06 chromosome D12, Gossypium_hirsutum_v2.1, whole genome shotgun sequence includes these protein-coding regions:
- the LOC107945189 gene encoding uncharacterized protein isoform X1, encoding MRTKRKRACKKSPARKSAAVARNGKATNQSEKAVNQNKEAFLTSINKINKEDSVSADSNDLEVTDKCDSDPDDAKRNSSSSSSSSDSDESFCAEDSSSGDSQSIDRRSRKSTKGHGNGKQKASKLPKKGRKDDVKSSKLLRSSGKRQDEFKMPQQDPRYNKKELEAALEVIKKIMKMDEAQPFNVPVDPVASGKPDYYAVIDTPMDFGMICSNLESSIKYLNSEDVFNDVQYIWENCCKCNKKGEYIVYLMKRVKKKFMKYWTAAGLSIKQSRQINVGTSYKPSTTDYATRHSGLEPFYQVSSAVGGASQMQQDQLGFSQPYGYMPPFSYSQPHQLPQPTPSTSWPQFSPLPPVSYHQHCQSQHPQPSTNQSQFSQLQACTGCNNAGYSHLQPPKEIAPKHKKHEPSSKHKKNAAMAPTASICGGAPSDSHAQQPQLSNKQPYFLRQRQSISPLQPSQLHAAADGDIAPKLKKHASMSKHRKNSSMNPAASIHGGPPGHSQTQLQAVVNGADYTRSSGYVPLYPVDPMAVPGQSHPQQSPLSRSESSEPQQLHPKTSHCRPQSSQLRDNLDIEYSHMSLTDSALRGIRCALEYSARPTTNKSNKANQDQLASVNLQPEQTPQSPEHPQRITKKKRGRGPTRCRFLNDLADGERIFVHFNKFGQPVGPESSKLSSFLGTIARNGHKAPLNFVHWRAMPDSYKEEMWEYVQTKFSLDPSGKSWVMQSIATKWRNWKADLKATYYDSLKTDEERLKVRDPRVVPDQWPSLISYWSSDDTKKHCATNRANRLKQRSGHSSGTKSYARILEEERNKRPDGKEPTRAELYILTHTRKNGQPVDETAAELISKIREQEAKKETTSQCSDESNDTLCRVMGEENHNRVRTYRMRSTCTDLFGPISSRDDLVRMASEAKKSADEEVRKMVVKMEAMEEKYARMENHIARMTSSMEKFLKKVGGSSNTLGLEQAAEPEEDDA